ATTCCTATAATTCCTATACAATAAACACATATCAAAATTatcttaattttgttgtttagttATTAAAAGTCACTatcatttttacttttttgaggATAAAGTGTTCAAAATGACATATTTATATCTGTACAAGTTGGTATAAATTGTATGTTTAAACCATTTGATCTAATGACTAAATGATTTATAAGTCAGAATTCAACACAAAAGTATTATTTCCAAGACAATAGAATAGTTAACcacaataatttaatagtaATACCTAATACTCCAGCTTTATAATCCAGAATTGCCATGTCAAACGGAAACACATTCAATCCGGAGGAGGACTTTCCGGAGGTGTACAAGATCTGCAAGCTGTTCAAGCCGAGCGACGTGGATCTGGAGAAGATCAGGGACTTGTTGGACAAGGAGATTGTGATGGGCTTGAGTCGCGACCACCACGATCGCTCCACAGTGCCCTGCCACCTGAGCTACGTCCAGGATCTGCCGACTGGCAGGGAGCGCGGTCAGTTCCTGGCCCTCGAGATGATGCCCACCAACTGCCGGATAATGCTGGTGAAGTTCAGCAGCGAGAAGGACATCTACACCAGTTCCAAGTGCGTGATAATGCCGCACACTGTGGCGGCGGGACGGGGCACCGAGGTGTTCCACTTCCTGGCCACCACCATAGCCAATTTCGTGAAGGAGAAGAAGGTGGAGAAAGACAATCTGCCGCTGGGCATTGCCTTTGCGTTCAGCCTCAACAAACTGGCGTTGGACGTGGGCATCTTGGTGTCGTGGACCAAGGAGTTTGGGGCCCAGGGCGCCATCGGCAAGGACGTGGTCCAATTGCTGCGCGACGCTCTGGCCAAGTTCCCCGAAATATCCGTCGAGGTCATGGGCATTATCAATGTGGGAGCGGGTTCGCTTTTAGCCCTGTGCTGGGCCCAGCCGGACACCCGAATGGGCCTGATCATGGGCAGCATTGCCAACTCCTGCTACGTGGAGCAGGTCGAGAGGTGTCAGCTGTACGAGGGCGAGGAGGGCCGACGGCTGATGATCATCAACTCGGACTGGGCCCATTTCGGCGACAACGGGGCACTGGACTTTGTGCGCAACGAGTTCGATCGCCAGCTGGACAACGAGTCCCTAACTCCGGGTGTTCGGACCTACGAGAAGTTCAGCGGAGCACTCTGCATGGGCGAACTGGTTCGCATCATCGTAATGCGACTGATGGGAATGGGTGCCATCTTTGCGGAAGCCAGACGCGACTATATAGGCA
This genomic window from Drosophila gunungcola strain Sukarami chromosome 3R, Dgunungcola_SK_2, whole genome shotgun sequence contains:
- the LOC128255907 gene encoding hexokinase type 1; protein product: MSNGNTFNPEEDFPEVYKICKLFKPSDVDLEKIRDLLDKEIVMGLSRDHHDRSTVPCHLSYVQDLPTGRERGQFLALEMMPTNCRIMLVKFSSEKDIYTSSKCVIMPHTVAAGRGTEVFHFLATTIANFVKEKKVEKDNLPLGIAFAFSLNKLALDVGILVSWTKEFGAQGAIGKDVVQLLRDALAKFPEISVEVMGIINVGAGSLLALCWAQPDTRMGLIMGSIANSCYVEQVERCQLYEGEEGRRLMIINSDWAHFGDNGALDFVRNEFDRQLDNESLTPGVRTYEKFSGALCMGELVRIIVMRLMGMGAIFAEARRDYIGIQWKLDMVSLIEIASDPPGDYTRAQEVMDKFRIRHCKERDLAALRYICDTVTNRAAMLVASGVACLVNRMHLPQISIAVDGGIYRLHPTFAAVLNKYTHLLTDPRFKFEFVITQDSCGVGAAIMAGMAHANKYNTDSKMFTMDY